A genomic window from Palaeococcus ferrophilus DSM 13482 includes:
- a CDS encoding tetratricopeptide repeat protein yields MEEFEKAMAEKDCEKVLELFDDYLEGVEDEDKLRETLKELEKLAVECWSYDLAHEVAHVYAHLEEEERLFNAYRGIVERARGSERYAEALYYLADAYEHFGFYEDALKTFEELYELEKASGERKEEALTLARMALVHEELDDLEEAIRKMEAASALFRELGDDLNHMITLVDLAHFHHEAGDDERALALLEEVLRNPRDTEVEVNALLIRGEVKLERGQYRDAFKDIAMAMAKALETSEELFLFVFDALRQYIETLITDKEYAPVYENMDLFVEAFEGHEEYASFFRAIAELARFKEGHEEAKARFDELYSKIGDEELRAILDELKSIGTTVLNIGMGL; encoded by the coding sequence ATGGAGGAGTTTGAGAAGGCCATGGCCGAGAAGGACTGCGAAAAGGTGCTTGAACTGTTTGACGATTACCTTGAGGGCGTCGAGGACGAGGATAAGCTCAGGGAAACCCTAAAAGAGCTTGAGAAGCTCGCGGTTGAGTGCTGGAGCTACGACCTGGCGCACGAGGTGGCCCACGTTTACGCCCACCTCGAGGAGGAAGAGAGGCTCTTCAACGCCTACAGGGGCATAGTGGAGAGGGCCAGGGGAAGCGAGCGCTATGCCGAGGCCCTCTACTACCTGGCCGACGCTTACGAGCACTTCGGCTTTTACGAGGATGCCCTCAAAACTTTTGAGGAGCTGTACGAGCTGGAAAAGGCCTCAGGGGAGAGGAAGGAGGAGGCCCTCACGCTGGCCCGCATGGCCCTGGTTCACGAAGAGCTGGATGACCTCGAGGAGGCCATAAGGAAGATGGAAGCCGCTAGCGCCCTGTTCAGGGAACTCGGCGATGATCTCAACCACATGATAACCCTTGTTGACCTGGCCCACTTCCACCACGAGGCGGGGGACGATGAGAGGGCCCTCGCTCTCCTCGAGGAGGTTCTCAGGAACCCGAGGGACACGGAGGTGGAGGTGAACGCGCTCCTCATAAGGGGCGAGGTGAAGCTCGAGAGGGGCCAGTACAGGGACGCCTTCAAAGACATCGCCATGGCGATGGCCAAGGCCCTCGAGACCAGCGAGGAGCTCTTCCTGTTCGTGTTCGATGCACTGAGGCAGTACATTGAGACGCTCATAACGGACAAGGAGTACGCCCCGGTTTACGAGAACATGGATCTCTTCGTGGAGGCCTTCGAGGGGCACGAGGAATACGCCAGCTTCTTCAGGGCCATAGCGGAGCTTGCCCGCTTTAAAGAGGGTCATGAGGAGGCGAAGGCACGCTTCGACGAGCTCTACTCAAAAATCGGGGACGAGGAGCTCAGGGCAATTCTGGATGAGCTCAAGAGCATAGGGACGACGGTTCTCAACATCGGGATGGGGCTTTGA
- a CDS encoding elongation factor 1-beta translates to MSDFNLVGVIKVMPTDPDVNLDELEEAIKKVIPEKFGFQKVEREPIAFGLVALNVYLLGKDAEGYSFDEVAEAIEKLENVESAQVTTVTRF, encoded by the coding sequence ATGAGCGACTTCAACCTCGTTGGCGTTATAAAGGTCATGCCGACCGACCCGGATGTGAACCTCGACGAGCTCGAGGAGGCCATTAAGAAGGTCATTCCCGAGAAGTTCGGCTTCCAGAAGGTCGAGAGGGAGCCGATAGCATTCGGTCTCGTCGCCCTCAACGTGTACCTCCTCGGTAAGGACGCCGAGGGATACTCCTTCGACGAGGTTGCCGAGGCCATTGAGAAGCTCGAGAACGTCGAGAGCGCCCAGGTAACCACCGTTACCAGGTTCTGA